The following are from one region of the Trichoderma breve strain T069 chromosome 5, whole genome shotgun sequence genome:
- a CDS encoding amidohydrolase family domain-containing protein, protein MYFTLLAGVLLFAGFGSACFPSGHAAKYLVGWAPPLIKPEIRQVSRPIHNKIAINNVRIFDGYEIGELTTVVIDGDVIGTDASGADCVDGLGGVLLPGLIDSHCHPLTLEHLGQMSSYGVTTAIGMGCSPEPACNTLRNQTGLTDFYSAGEIATSPNSTHATPPTGPPDLISNANQAQEWVNQRIGNGSDFIKLIAEANGMTQAEHNAIVYQAHQAGKQSTTHASDIASYKQAVISKTDIIQHSVSDLLLPVDLVKQIIANNQTVTPTLTVARVVNANPLFNPSGNGSFHNATLNASIMHKAGIPILVGTDSNLLNAGINVAYGSSVHDELENLVSAGMTPAEVLRSATVLPARQFGLNDRGIIAPGFRADLLLIQGNPLQNISTTRNILRVWNAGLEYTLV, encoded by the coding sequence ATGTACTTTACACTGCTAGCCGGTGTTTTACTCTTTGCGGGTTTTGGATCTGCATGTTTCCCAAGCGGACACGCGGCCAAATATTTGGTTGGTTGGGCGCCACCACTTATAAAGCCGGAAATTCGACAAGTTTCCCGCCCAATCCACAACAAAATCGCGATTAACAACGTCAGAATTTTTGATGGCTACGAAATCGGCGAACTTACCACGGTCGTTATCGATGGAGATGTTATTGGGACAGACGCCAGCGGTGCGGATTGTGTTGATGGACTTGGAGGTGTTTTGCTCCCAGGTCTGATTGACAGTCACTGTCACCCCCTCACACTAGAGCATCTCGGACAAATGAGCAGCTACGGCGTCACGACTGCGATAGGCATGGGATGCTCTCCTGAGCCGGCATGTAATACTTTGCGAAACCAAACCGGCCTCACAGACTTTTACAGTGCCGGGGAAATAGCTACTTCACCAAACAGTACTCACGCGACGCCTCCGACGGGTCCTCCAGATCTCATCTCAAATGCAAATCAAGCGCAGGAATGGGTGAATCAAAGAATTGGTAATGGCTCAGACTTTATTAAGCTCATCGCAGAAGCCAATGGCATGACCCAAGCCGAGCATAACGCTATTGTTTATCAGGCACATCAGGCCGGGAAGCAGAGTACGACACACGCCTCGGATATTGCATCTTATAAGCAGGCAGTCATATCCAAGACAGATATAATCCAACATTCAGTCAGCGACCTATTGTTACCAGTCGATCTTGTGAAGCAGATCATTGCCAACAACCAAACTGTTACGCCGACCCTTACTGTTGCTAGAGTCGTGAATGCAAACCCTCTATTCAATCCTTCCGGTAACGGCAGCTTCCACAATGCAACACTCAATGCCAGCATAATGCACAAGGCCGGAATACCCATTCTAGTTGGAACAGATTCGAACCTCTTGAATGCAGGAATAAATGTTGCATATGGGTCCTCTGTACATGACGAACTGGAGAATTTGGTTAGTGCAGGTATGACACCAGCTGAAGTACTGCGGAGCGCTACAGTTCTTCCTGCCCGCCAATTTGGTTTGAATGATCGTGGTATAATTGCGCCAGGGTTTAGAGCCGATTTACTTCTGATCCAAGGAAACCCATTACAAAATATATCGACTACCAGAAATATTTTGCGAGTTTGGAATGCAGGGCTTGAGTACACACTGGTATAA
- a CDS encoding sugar transporter domain-containing protein, with product MTATIATFLGCKGRALRFLQILLVVAPAFICYGFGQNSVGNLLTIDSWTETFPRIDTIHVTGAQKSNNTTVQGAVVALFTAGGMLGALSCSYIGDKLGRRSTIFLGAVLVTIGQILEASAFGLPQFIVGRLLLGLGAGMLSATVPVWQSECALPRSRGRHVVLVGLFISFGYVLASWVSLGFFQIKNSSVAWRVPLAIPNILSITIMSTIYFMPESPRWLMKHGRVEEARHALSALRDSSSDSAEVNAEIGLIEGVLETAQASITWNILRKGGDKIAYRLMLCLLIQFWQELSGGALVAIYGTIIFQQNLRLDSQLSRILSGAAVTWKFLSGFVAFATVDRLGRRRLFMISGTGIGLCMMALAISTSYPKDNHPASVASVFFLFLFNFFVPLGFLGVNYLYCSEVSPIRFRTPMVAISTANHWMWAYVITMVTPVALDTIGYKYYIMFCLVSATIPPTVYFIFPETMGHNLEDIERIFQEADNPRQTVALARQLKHTTHGLEILSKNNGAMAETVENIEDPEK from the exons ATGACAGCCACAATTGCTACGTTTCTAGGATGCAAAGGACGAGCACTCCGCTTCCTTCAGATCTTGCTCGTTGTTGCACCCGCCTTTATATGCTATGGCTTCGGACAAAATAGTGTTGGAAACCTTCTCACGATCGACAGCTGGACAGAGACGTTTCCGCGAATCGACACAATTCATGTGACAGGTGCCCAAAAGTCCAACAACACAACGGTCCAGGGAGCCGTCGTCGCTTTATTCACAGCAGGCGGCATGCTAGGCGCCCTCAGCTGTTCGTATATAGGGGATAAACTCGGGCGACGGAGCACCATCTTCCTTGGTGCTGTCCTGGTTACCATCGGACAGATCCTCGAGGCTTCAGCTTTTGGGCTACCACAATTTATTGTTGGACGACTCTTGCTTGGCCTAGGCGCCGGTATGCTCAGTGCCACGGTACCAGTGTGGCAGTCAGAATGTGCCCTGCCTCGAAGCCGCGGCCGACACGTTGTACTTGTTGGCCTCTTTATCAGTTTCGGCTATGTTTTGGCCTCGTGGGTGAGCCTAGGGTTCTTCCAGATCAAGAATAGCTCTGTGGCATGGCGGGTGCCTCTTGCAATTCCGAATATTTtgtccatcaccatcatgtcAACCATTTACTTCATGCCAGAGTCTCCCCGCTGGCTAATGAAGCATGGTCGTGTCGAGGAAGCCCGCCATGCTCTTTCTGCTTTACGAGACAGTTCCAGTGATTCTGCCGAAGTCAACGCAGAAATCGGACTCATCGAAGGCGTACTAGAGACTGCTCAGGCTAGCATCACGTGGAACATTTTACGAAAAGGCGGGGACAAGATTGCATATCGACTCATGCTCTGTCTCCTCATTCAATTCTGGCAAGAACTGAGTGGCGGTGCCCTTGTAGCCATCTACGGCACAATAATCTTCCAGCAGAATCTCCGACTCGACAGTCAGTTGTCCCGGATTCTCTCCGGCGCTGCTGTCACTTGGAAGTTTTTGTCAGGGTTTGTCGCGTTTGCAACAGTTGACCGCCTTGGCCGTCGTCGTCTCTTCATGATTAGTGGCACTGGCATTGGTCTCTGTATGATGGCACTGGCTATTAGCACATCGTACCCGAAGGACAATCACCCGGCTTCGGTGGCTTCagtcttctttctcttcttattCAATTTTTTCGTCCCGCTGGGCTTTCTCGGCGTCAACTATTTATACTGCTCTGAAGTATCGCCAATTCGGTTTCGCACCCCTATGGTCGCAATCTCGACGGCTAATCACTGGATGTG GGCATATGTTATTACCATGGTGACACCTGTGGCCCTTGATACCATTGGTTACAAATACTACATCATGTTTTGTCTCGTGTCCGCTACGATTCCTCCAACGGTATATTTCATCTTTCCAGAAACAATGGGACACAATTTGGAAGATATTGAACGCATCTTCCAAGAGGCCGATAATCCCCGCCAAACCGTTGCTCTCGCCCGACAATTGAAGCACACTACCCACGGCTTAGAGATCCTATCCAAAAACAATGGAGCTATGGCGGAAACCGTGGAGAATATAGAAGACCCTGAAAAGTAG
- a CDS encoding putative oxalocrotonate tautomerase enzyme domain-containing protein, whose protein sequence is MPLYDVEYVTPLTPRQQELLANAFTTVHSKRFNTPRYFINVRYTDVGDQVVFRGGIRRKYNRLILRTRAGSNRSSEEYLEHCKDLVGEWEKIVGKDGEMGLRTVWVNGTLTQALEAGIGRPKTGEEDKWIEENMALFKELAASGDEDFIELMKELEVRGKL, encoded by the exons ATGCCGCTGTACGATGTCGAATACGTTACCCCCTTAACTCCTCGACAGCAGGAGCTCCTCGCCAATGCCTTTACTACCGTACATTCGAAACGGTTCAACACTCCGCGGTATTTCATCAACGTTCGCTATACGGATGTCGGTGACCAAGTCGTCTTTCGGGGAGGCATCCGCAGAAAGTATAACCGCCTCATCCTCCGCACCCGAGCTGGCAGCAACCGTTCTAGTGAGGAGTACCTAGAGCACTGCAAAGACCTTGTAGGCGAATGGGAGAAGATTGtcggcaaagatggcgaAATGGGTCTTCGAACAGTGTGGGTCAATGGGACTTTGACCCAAGCTCTGGAAGCTGGAATTGGAAGACCAAAG actggagaagaagataaatGGATAGAAGAGAACATGGCTCTATTCAAAGAGCTAGCTGCATCAGGGGATGAAGACTTTATAGAGTTAATGAAAGAGCTTGAAGTACGAGGGAAGCTTTAG
- a CDS encoding alpha/beta hydrolase fold domain-containing protein yields MPAYSSFAYVIVLIKAAILHCLRLSPTATLLDLRTAVFLAVVRSSTSNLKPGRLIDCQQDSLRDVDVKERIYLVSTKLTLTFETNIIAIAFKAIRNLSNGQESIPDIRLPSVSMEWICHRTSPDGTASDTDTPERLYATMMHEVKNKTTILYFHGGQFWRMGREPRRITYELARDTGGRCLAVRYRLSPQYPFPTALIEGLAAYLYLLYPPAGSLHAPVAASDICFAGDSAGGNLAIALVQLILEITRGGSKNALGRLTWDGQERDLPVPAGVSILSPYNDLTRALDSESNLQYDIIPARGPPFTTFDPCAIWPANPPRHHVYANDNALLNPLVSPVTAHDWSGAPPTWICVGEECLADQGMFVAQRMASQGVSVVLEQYSAMPHNFSLLIPEVEASKYSKKRWASFICSTIDNPESITTEAMQWSGSPLFRTKLNISKLVPLSLASLKEKMETQIKEWGSPPV; encoded by the exons ATGCCAGCCTACTCGAGTTTCGCGTATGTTATAGTGCTGATTAAAGCAGCCATCCTCCACTGTTTGCGGCTCTCCCCAACTGCTACGCTTCTTGACCTAAGGACTGCGGTGTTTCTGGCTGTTGTGCGATCATCGACAAGTAACTTGAAGCCTGGGAGACTCATTGATTGCCAACAAGACTCTTTACGAGATGTGGATGTAAAGGAGCGGATATATCTTGTATCGACAAAGTTAACTCTGACATTTGAGACAAATATCATTGCTATTGCATTCAAGGCAATTAGAAATCTCAGCAATGGTCAAGAAAGTATTCCGGACATAAGACTACCTTCGGTGTCTATGGAATGGATATGTCATCGTACTAGTCCTGACGGAACAGCCTCAGACACAGACACTCCCGAAAGGCTGTATGCGACAATGATGCATGAGgtgaaaaataaaactacGATCCTGTATTTTCACGGCGGGCAGTTTTG GAGAATGGGGCGAGAACCAAGACGAATTACTTATGAGCTCGCCCGGGATACTGGCGGGCGATGCCTCGCCGTACGATATCGACTTTCGCCGCAGTATCCCTTCCCAACCGCATTGATTGAGGGTCTGGCAGCATATCTATATCTTCTGTATCCCCCCGCTGGCAGCCTGCACGCTCCAGTTGCAGCCAGTGACATATGCTTCGCCGGTGACAGCGCTGGGGGGaaccttgccattgccctgGTTCAACTTATCTTGGAGATCACCAGAGGGGGGTCCAAAAATGCGTTGGGTAGACTGACTTGGGATGGCCAAGAAAGAGACTTGCCAGTTCCTGCTGGGGTTTCCATATTATCCCCATATAATGACCTAACTCGCGCGCTGGACAGCGAGTCTAACTTACAATACGACATTATACCCGCGCGAGGCCCGCCTTTTACGACTTTCGATCCTTGTGCAATTTGGCCTGCTAATCCACCTCGACATCATGTATATGCAAATGACAATGCTCTCTTGAATCCTCTGGTGTCCCCTGTCACCGCACATGATTGGAGCGGTGCACCTCCCACATGGATATGCGTGGGAGAAGAATGCCTGGCAGATCAAGGAATGTTTGTGGCGCAACGAATGGCATCTCAAGGCGTCTCCGTTGTTTTAGAGCAGTACTCTGCCATGCCACACAACTTTTCACTTCTTATCCCAGAAGTAGAAGCTTCGAAGTACTCCAAGAAACGTTGGGCATCTTTTATCTGTTCCACCATTGACAATCCAGAGTCTATTACGACCGAAGCAATGCAATGGAGTGGTAGCCCTCTCTTCAGAACTAAACTAAACATCAGCAAGCTGGTTCCCTTGTCGTTGGCGTCTctaaaagagaaaatggaaaCTCAGATAAAGGAATGGGGATCGCCACCAGTATAA
- a CDS encoding major facilitator superfamily domain-containing protein codes for MAQDIETEKPIVREVSKIAEEKPAFADSALSFLHEVGETTFTEDEEKKLVRVVDWMILPLLAAVYFLQFLDKNLINFANIMGLGKDTNFTPSQFSDLALVFYVAYLVSEPLSSFLLQRLPVAKLLGINVILWGLCLALNSVCKTYASLVALRVLLGIFEACVSPSMIIISCMWYKRREQPLRIGFCCGTVGLGIIVGALCSYGFQHYHGNVFKSWQIMFLVFGLVTIAVGILLLIFLPDNPMTSRLSNRQKAIAVTRLRNDTTGIENKTFKPSQFLEALRDPHTWLICLLTTAINIPNAAVSTFQATIIQGLGYTATQAALISIPSGVIGIIAIWGASYTSFKFNNRSVVIILLVAAGILGGGLMAFLPSQEKVGRLIGTYLTNTIPSTTPILYSWVAANIAGHTKKITVNAMLLMAFCLGNIIGPLTFTNPPAYTAAKITIVAVLCFAVAIALLLVYLYHRNNVRRMLLSSGDNSQATAESSFLDLTDQENETFIYIL; via the exons ATGGCCCAAGATATCGAGACAGAAAAACCCATAGTCAGGGAAGTTTCCAAAATTGCAGAAGAGAAGCCGGCCTTTGCAGATTCAGCACTAAGCTTTCTGCATGAAGTGGGAGAGACAACATTcacagaagatgaagaaaagaaacttgtTCGAGTCGTTGATTGGATGATTTTGCCACTGCTGGCCGCTGTATACTTTCTACAGTTTTTGGACAAAAATCTCA TCAATTTTGCGAACATCATGGGCCTCGGAAAAGACACGAATTTTACACCATCTCAATTCTCCGACCTTGCACTAGTATTTTATGTCGCTTACCTCGTTAGTGAGCCATTGAGCAGCTTTCTATTACAGAGGCTGCCAGTAGCGAAGCTTTTGGGCATAAACG TCATCCTATGGGGGCTGTGCTTGGCCTTGAATAGTGTATGCAAAACATATGCTTCACTGGTCGCATTGAGGGTGCTGTTGGGAATTTTTGAAGCTTGCGTGTCGCCCAG CATGATCATAATCAGCTGCATGTGGTACAAGAGAAGAG AGCAACCACTCCGAATCGGCTTCTGTTGTGGGACAGTCGGACTTGGCATCATTGTTGGAGCATTATGCTCTTATGGCTTCCAGCATTACCACGGCAACGTTTTCAAAAGCTGGCAG ATCATGTTCCTcgtctttggccttgtcaCTATTGCGGTCGGCATTTTGCTGCTGATATTTTTGCCAGACAATCCAATGACCTCGCGACTGAGCAATAGACAAAAGGCAATTGCTGTCACCCGACTGAGAAACGATACTACGGGCATTGAGAACAAGACCTTCAAACCTTCACAATTTCTCGAAGCTCTTCGCGATCCTCATACTTGGTTAATCTGTCTATTGACCACTGCCATTAACATACCAAACGCCGCCGTAAGCACGTTTCAGGCAACGATCATACAAGG CCTTGGGTACACTGCAACGCAAGCTGCCTTAATTAGCATCCCGAGCGGCGTCATCGGGATAATAGCCATTTGGGGGGCGTCATATACATCGTTCAAGTTCAACAATAGATCGGTGGTAATAATCTTACTAGTTGCAGCCGGAATTCTTGGCGGTGGTCTTATGGCCTTTTTGCCTAGCCAGGAGAAGGTTGGTAGACTAATTGGCACATATCTCACTAATACTATTCCATCAA CTACACCAATTCTTTACTCTTGGGTTGCCGCAAATATTGCCGGACACACCAAAAAAATCACAGTTAATGCAATGCTTTTGAT GGCATTCTGCCTAGGAAACATCATAG GCCCACTGACGTTCACAAACCCACCGGCGTATACTGCAGCGAAGATTACAATTGTTGCCGTTCTATGTTTTGCAGTGGCTATTGCACTTCTTTTAGTCTATCTCTACCACCGAAATAATGTACGGCGGATGCTTCTCAGCTCTGGGGATAACAGCCAAGCAACTGCCGAAAGTTCTTTTCTGGATCTTACCgaccaagaaaatgaaacTTTCATA TATATACTTTGA